Genomic DNA from Carnobacterium divergens DSM 20623:
TTGCCAGATAACATTCAAACTGCTACGTTAATTCGACAAGAAAGATACGGAATTACAAAGATTATGATTTATGAAATTGAAGCAGGTGAAAAGAATGACGAATAAGGCCTTATTTCCTGGGAGTTTTGATCCATTGACCAATGGACATGTCGACACGATTGAGCGTGCTGCTAAAATTTTTGATACAGTGATTATAGCTGTACTGACCAACACGTCAAAAGTGTCTCTCTTTGATTCAGATGAAAAAATTTCGTTGATTACAGAAGCAACAAAGCATATTCCTAACGTTGAAGTGATTGCTCATGTAGGTGGTTTAACAATTGATTTGGCTACGAAACTAGGGGTTAGCGCAATGGTGAGGGGAATGCGCAATGTGACAGATTTTGAGTATGAATTTAGCATTGCCTCAATGAATAAATTACAAAATAGTCAAATTGAAACAGTTTTTTTACTGGCAGATGAGCGCTACCGTTTTTTGAGTTCAAGTTTAATCAAAGAAGTTGCAAAATTTGGTGGGGACGTTTCAAAGCTTGTCCCAACGGCTATTAATCAAGCTATTAAATTGAAATATATGCCCTAAAAGACTTGATGGAGGAAATGACATGAAACAAAAGAAGCGACTTAATTGGCTTTTACCATTAATTTTAGTAGTTCTTGTTCTTGGTGTAGCAGTGCCGATTCCTTATTATATTGAATCGCCAGGAGATGCGGTCAGTTTATCGAAAATGGTGACGGTTGATCATCAAGAGGATAAAGAAAAAGGTCGTTTTATGTTGACAACCGTTGCTATTAGACGGGCTACGCCACTTTTATACTTTATGCGCTTCTTACCTTTTCATGAAGGCGTGACGAAGGCGGAACTATATGGAGAGGTCGAATCGAACCAAGAATTTAACAATTTGCAACAGTATTATATGACAAGTTCCGTTAATTCCGCGATAGAGTTAGCTTTTAAAACGGCTGGTGAAAACTACCAAACGGAATACAACGGTGTCTATGTGATGTCCATTACTAAAAATTCTAAATTTAAAAATCTATTGCAACCGGGAGATACCATTATTTCATTAAATAATCAAAGATTTAAAAGTTCCAAAGAATTCATTGATTATGTAAAAAAACAGAAAATTGGCGAAACGATTCAAGTTAAATTTAAGCGTCAAGGTGTTGAAAAAACAGTAAAAGCCCCGTTAATTGAAATGGAAGCTGATAAAAAGGCTGGACTTGGAATTAGTTTAGTCGATGACACGACCATTAAAACAGATATTCCAGTCGATGTGAACACGGATAAAATTGGAGGTCCTTCAGCAGGAATGATGTTTACTTTGGAAATTTATAGTCAATTGAAACAACAAGACTTGCGGAGAGGCAGAGAAATTGCAGGAACTGGAACCATTGCTCCCGATGGAACAGTGGGACGTATTGGAGGAATTGATAAAAAAGTTGTAGCAGCTAGTAAAGAGGGGGCGACAATCTTCTTTGCTCCAGACGATGAGATTGATCCAGCAATTAAAAAGAAATACCCGACAATTAAAACAAACTACGAAGAAGCTAAACTAGCAGCTGAAAAAATTAATACAAAAATGAAAATCGTACCAATTAAAACATTCCAAGATGCCATTACGTATTTAGAAAAATAGAAAACCTCGAAAAAATGAGTCTATCATTTTTTCGAGGTTTTTTTGTTAAAGTACTCGTTTTTCTTTTTTTGAAGACTCTTTAGGTCGTTTTTTTAGTGCTTCAATCATATAGCCGATAGTTACAACCGCTAAGAGAATCGTTAAAGCCAATGCAACAATAGCAATAAACCAATTGATTGCTAGGTTATGAATAAAAATCCCGTACAAGGCCCATAAATAAACACCAACGATTGCCCAATTTCGTAAATAATGAAGTGCACCAAAACCAATAACAACAGTTAAAGATAAAAAAATTAACGTCACAATTCCTTGGAAAAATGGATGAATGCCAACAATGGCTACTAACCAATAACTCATATTAGCTAAAGTAGCAACGCTCACCCAACCAAGATAAATTGAAATTGGAAGGAGATAAATCCACGAGCTTCCCGTTTCAAGTTGACTACGGTACAACCATAATAATGAAACTAGCAACAATATGATAACTAAAATTGACACGCCGGGAAAACGATACTGCCAGAATAAAATCCATAAACTATTGGCAAGAGAACTAATTAAAAATCCCC
This window encodes:
- a CDS encoding tryptophan-rich sensory protein, coding for MRLTRITKMYLAFGVTLLLNALATIIPINGLTTGEISNQFTVYFTPAGYVFSIWGIIYLALFLWLLSFSLKRQVLTTNLYWGFLISSLANSLWILFWQYRFPGVSILVIILLLVSLLWLYRSQLETGSSWIYLLPISIYLGWVSVATLANMSYWLVAIVGIHPFFQGIVTLIFLSLTVVIGFGALHYLRNWAIVGVYLWALYGIFIHNLAINWFIAIVALALTILLAVVTIGYMIEALKKRPKESSKKEKRVL
- a CDS encoding SepM family pheromone-processing serine protease; amino-acid sequence: MKQKKRLNWLLPLILVVLVLGVAVPIPYYIESPGDAVSLSKMVTVDHQEDKEKGRFMLTTVAIRRATPLLYFMRFLPFHEGVTKAELYGEVESNQEFNNLQQYYMTSSVNSAIELAFKTAGENYQTEYNGVYVMSITKNSKFKNLLQPGDTIISLNNQRFKSSKEFIDYVKKQKIGETIQVKFKRQGVEKTVKAPLIEMEADKKAGLGISLVDDTTIKTDIPVDVNTDKIGGPSAGMMFTLEIYSQLKQQDLRRGREIAGTGTIAPDGTVGRIGGIDKKVVAASKEGATIFFAPDDEIDPAIKKKYPTIKTNYEEAKLAAEKINTKMKIVPIKTFQDAITYLEK
- the coaD gene encoding pantetheine-phosphate adenylyltransferase, encoding MTNKALFPGSFDPLTNGHVDTIERAAKIFDTVIIAVLTNTSKVSLFDSDEKISLITEATKHIPNVEVIAHVGGLTIDLATKLGVSAMVRGMRNVTDFEYEFSIASMNKLQNSQIETVFLLADERYRFLSSSLIKEVAKFGGDVSKLVPTAINQAIKLKYMP